TAAGGATGgttatgtttgaaattgattgaggTACCTATGGGAATTGGTTGGATTTGAAATAAGGAATCGAGGTAATTATTATTAAGGTGTTCATTATTAGGGTAATTCATGGATTTTGCAACTTGAATGCCATGCTTATTCCAAGTCAACCTTTGTTACCACTGTTGCAGACACTCATAACAAGATCATGCTCATGCAGTTGAGCAATCATCATATAATCCAAGCTTTGATGAAAACAGTAGTCTAAGTGTTGATTAAAGCTTTTTAACAGTAATTTTTTCCCCTTTTAACTTCCAAGAATTTCATGATTTCcttggaataaaaaaaaaaggagctgAGAGACTTCTTGGTTGTACTAAGGAACATAATTTGATGGGAAAGACCACAAAAAATGACATTTATTGCAGGTAAGGAGCTTCTCATCTCCAGTTTCTAGTTTGGATTCTTTCCCGGACAACAAAACTGATTTAAACAGAAGCATAACTTCCCAGGGAACAATAAGCTGTACATTTACAGAACACTAAAGCATAGATTGTATACATAAAGACCGGGTAGCCTATTAATGCTTGTTTGAGTTCTGAGAGGAAGAGAGAAGAGAAGACCTTAATAAAGCAGTAAAATACATTAAGAAATCTAAAAATTATTTACAGGCGAAGGTCAGTCATATCAAACCAGATTTCTTCAAATGCCTTGACTATAAGATCATGGTACTCTTTTGAATTGAGTGAAAGGTAACAAGCAAGAAGATCTTCCAAATCTTTTGATGTCCTGATATTGTTCTCTATGATCATCTCCACCATTGAATCCCTGAAGTCTTTCTGTGGATCAACTGAGGACTTAACCACTGCAAGGCTCTCTGAGAGAGTCCTGTTTCTTGATGCTGACAAACTTTTACGGGCACAAGCCTGAATCTTCCTGCTTGCAATTCTTGGAGAGTTAACTCGAAGTCTTATCCCCACAGAATTTGGTGAGGATCTTTGTGTGACAGGTTTGGACTTCTGCTCTTTATGAGTCCCATCTCGTTCCTCCTTTACATTCTTAACAGAAAGAGACCTGCTCGCTTTTATCTCCTCCGGTTTAGATGATGTTCTTTTGAACTTTGTGACTTGACTCATCTCGCCATTGAATTTTGCTGGCTTGGTTAGTATAGGCCGTAGCTCCACCTCAGAAATGGTTTCGAACCCATCAATCTTCTTAGTTTTACTCTTAAAGGATTCACCATTCACGTCAATGATAATATCAGTAGTTGAAGAACTTACTTTACAGTTACAAGAGCTAGAGCAGGCGGCAAATTCTTGATCAAATGAGTAATTAGGAGCAAAaccatcatcatcatcctcaGATTCAGATAGAAGAGATTCGTGGAAGCCAGGTTCAGGGGAGGTCTCAGGAAGAGGGCTAGAGTATTCTACAGGTGAGTGAGCTTGAGCAATGGACTTGGTCCAGACCGAATTGACCTTTGCATGACAGCTACAATCAGAAGGAAAAGATGAAGAGACAAGCTGAGGAGAAGGCTTGTAGATTGTTTTTCTTTTGCTTCTTTTATTGGATGATGATCTTCTTGGTGAATCAGGGAAACGAGTATCTGAGGCCTTAGTGTTTATAGGTGAATTGTAGAATTTATCAGCTCTACAAGGTTCTGTGGTGAAGTAGTAGGTGTATCTTGGCTGAGAGATGTTGGATTTTTGAGAAGATGTAGTTGCTGAAAATGATTTTTTCTTGAAAGACCTCTGAGAGTTGCATTGCTTTCTGCCTCTGCTCATGTCTTTGAGCTTGTAAAACCAGGCATTTGGTATCATATCTGACAATCTAAACCTGTAATTACCCATCTTCTATGCAACTTCTCTTTGATACCTGAGGATTCTAGTACTGGAGACTaacataagaaataaataaatagctGGTTCATAAAAGGAAAAGGGTAGATGGGTTTGTTAGAAAAGTTAAGCAAGAAAGCAGGGAGAATCAAGAATGCCCAGCAAATGCAAAGACCTTGTTTTATCAAAAAGTCAGTCTTTAGTTTGTCCTGTGTTACATAAACATAATCAGGAtttcatgatgtcattaatcccATTCTTTTTTTTAATAGAGATTAAGAGAGTGGGACTCAAACCTGAGTTTATCAGTTGAGTAATATGCCTACAACTACCAGAACATGGCAAGCTAGCTCATCAATTCCATTATATAGGTTTATGGTTCATATATATAAATTGGGTAACTAATGTTGAATAAAACAATCACTGAATTTTGTTATggttataaaaaaaatcaaaatttattaatttgattataatAAATTGATTTTTTGTCATACATTAGTAATGATTAGTATAATTTATCCCATTTAATAGCCCTACATATAATTTGTTACTTTAATCACCATGAGCATGACTAGGCAAGAAATTTCCCAATTTACATTGCTGCAACTTGAAGCATTGTCAACACTTCATTTGGGTCCTCACTAACACACCTTTTGTTTAGCTAAAGCAGAATTTTAATGATGATTTTAGCAAACTATTAAGGCCCATATGTCTAGTAAGTGCTTTTTATTTTTCTCCATAATTCCATGCTTCACAAATGATGATATTCCATGCCTTTTTAAGTGCTGAATTTTCAATTGACCCACATGCTCGGTGCTAGACATCCATTTTTCTGGTCCCCATTAAAGCAGTGCGAGGCTGAAAATGAAATTACCCTTCTTTTCATAGCTGTTACTAAAAAAGTTTATCGAACAGAAAAAGACTAAGTATTTTCATTAACTAGAaattatatctaaatattataattttgcaTCACATATCTTAACTTTTAGAATTTGAAGCAATTATAACTAAAACCACAAAATTAATTTAGAAGATTTTTGTGATGCTGTTCTTTCTCTCTAGCTGGTTATGAATGTTGAGTTCAGGAATTAGACACTAGATGGGTTAGATGACCACTGCTCACATAGGCTTTTGATGTAGCTTCCTATTAGAATTAGGAGTTCTATGATTTAGTGGAGTTAGAAGTCTACTCCACTTAGTTGAGTCCTCATACTCATGGGATTCGTTTATTTTTTAGTCCCTTTGATCATTTTAGGCattaatttgtattttatttaatcTCTATAATTTGAAAAACATAACTATATAGTCTCTTTATTTCAAACTCTATAGTTATTTAATTCTCGTAATGGTAATTTCTCTCTCATTTAAATATTTTGATTAATAgaaaacttgatttaaattgaacAAATAGACTAAAGTGTACACTAAACAAAATGtaaggactaactaatatattttttaaaatagaaagattaaatatttaattttattaaaatagagatACTACGTAATAATTTATCCAAAAAACTATCTGCCTTCTCCCTTTTTTTCTAGCTAAAGAAGAAACAATATCTCTTTATGTTTTATAGATGCccataagagaaaaaaaatgggCTAATAAGTTGTAAAGACCTACATATGTCAACAAGCAGGATTGGCAATGAAGTTTACAACTAACATCACATGCTCTTGAAGCATTGTGAAAATTAACAAGCAAAAGAATATTTGGAAAATGAATGAATTTTATTGATGGCTAATCAAGCCTTATATACAAATCTTGAATCATTCTGGAAGAATATTTTAGCTGTCTAACAAACTTGTCTAACTCAATTATCAAAATAAATGAAACTAAAACAGACGTGAAAATTTTTGTTTCTCAATTCTATTCTTAACTATGCACCATATTACTTAAGTTAGTAGTTGGCCTTTTTGTTCCTGCTATGCACCATATCACAACTCCCAGCTACCTTTTTTGTTTCCTCGCATCTAAAACTTGAATAACTTAACATCCCCTCCTCAATATGGTGGTGGACGAATTTCTAGAAGTTCCTTCTTGGACAAAAGAGAGTGTAAAGCTAAATGAGTCAATGATTTGGTGAACAAATTCACAAGTTGATCTTTGGAGGCAATATGAAAAATGGATATAAAGCCTTTGAGTATCTAATCTTATAGACACAATATTTTGGCTGATCTTCAAAGTCATAACTCGCATGATTGCATTTCAGTCGATCTCCTTTGTAGGCGTTTTACCTGATCTCTACCATTTACTtgattttaagtcattttctccAAACTTTTAATAACATGGGTTATCTCtagataaataataatttcaaagTCTATCCGATCTCAGGAATAAATCGAATACTTTCCAATCTCTCTGCCTACTCGACCTGTATTGGTTAATCAAAAAACCATCGGAGTTTGCATTTTGTTTTTTGATCTCTTCAGGTTCAAGATTCCAAATTTCTGGTAGTTTCACGATCAAGTGACTCGCTTGAATTATTCAAATATTTAACCAAGTTAATGCTTTATCCAATCCCTAAGCATGTGGTCCTGAACTTAACAAATTTAAACTAACACCCGATTTCAAATCATGTTTCCCAAATGATTCCAAGCCATTATGATCTCATATTCCTGTATGATACTCTCATTCTTTAAGCGGTCATGTTTCATAACTAATCTTAAGTTCGGAATTCGAGCTTATCTAGTTGGTTGGGAATTGAATTAATACTCATTCATACCTAGTTTGATGTTTTCCTGATCTTATTAAGAATTGATCACAAAGACTTAAATTCATTACAAGTTGGAAAATATACAAATTATTCGGTAGGAGGGTCTTCCTCAGCTTGCTCTTCAGGTATATTTTCAATATTCtctccctcctctctctctcgCTCCTCTTCACTCTCAAGCTCAGCTCCCGAGGTGAGCTTCTCTAGCCAAGTAAAGTcttcttcagggtagcgcttcacCAGCTCGACTAAGAGATCACTGTGGACATTCACATAAGTGTCGGCCTCTTTTATCAGAGCCTCTTCCTCCTTGGCCTTAATCTCGTTAGAGAGTCAAGCCAAATCAGCAGCTCGGCAAGCTCGAGAGTCCTCAAGTTCCCACTCCAATTGAACTGTCCTCTCCTCA
This is a stretch of genomic DNA from Hevea brasiliensis isolate MT/VB/25A 57/8 chromosome 12, ASM3005281v1, whole genome shotgun sequence. It encodes these proteins:
- the LOC131171454 gene encoding transcription repressor OFP4-like; translated protein: MGNYRFRLSDMIPNAWFYKLKDMSRGRKQCNSQRSFKKKSFSATTSSQKSNISQPRYTYYFTTEPCRADKFYNSPINTKASDTRFPDSPRRSSSNKRSKRKTIYKPSPQLVSSSFPSDCSCHAKVNSVWTKSIAQAHSPVEYSSPLPETSPEPGFHESLLSESEDDDDGFAPNYSFDQEFAACSSSCNCKVSSSTTDIIIDVNGESFKSKTKKIDGFETISEVELRPILTKPAKFNGEMSQVTKFKRTSSKPEEIKASRSLSVKNVKEERDGTHKEQKSKPVTQRSSPNSVGIRLRVNSPRIASRKIQACARKSLSASRNRTLSESLAVVKSSVDPQKDFRDSMVEMIIENNIRTSKDLEDLLACYLSLNSKEYHDLIVKAFEEIWFDMTDLRL